The following are encoded together in the Wolbachia endosymbiont (group E) of Neria commutata genome:
- the glpX gene encoding class II fructose-bisphosphatase — protein MIENLAYKLVKVTESAALAAYKSAGLGDEKKADQVAVDAMRTVLNSMEINGMIVIGEGERDSAPMLYIGEKVGTGNGPEIDIAVDPLEGTTICAHYKQGAMSVLAATKKGNFLHAPDVYMEKIAVGKNLPDGVVSLKNSIEKNLGNLAEAKKCKVSYLTVTVLKRERHNELISKIRKLGAKIKLIDDGDVAAVVSLVNGNHDMYIGTGGAPEGVLAAAALSSIGGQMEGKLIFDTDQLKDRGKNLNIHDTEKIYTVKDMVRGESVFIATGVTNGELVDGIKYDQNKHFIISSLIILPNKVIKMQICKI, from the coding sequence ATGATAGAAAACTTAGCTTACAAATTAGTAAAAGTGACCGAATCTGCAGCCCTTGCTGCATATAAATCGGCAGGTTTAGGTGATGAAAAAAAGGCTGACCAAGTTGCAGTTGATGCAATGCGAACAGTGCTAAATTCCATGGAAATAAATGGTATGATTGTAATAGGCGAGGGTGAGAGAGATTCAGCACCGATGCTATATATTGGAGAGAAGGTCGGCACTGGAAATGGTCCTGAAATCGATATTGCTGTTGATCCGCTTGAAGGTACTACAATTTGTGCTCACTATAAACAAGGTGCAATGTCTGTCCTTGCTGCAACAAAAAAAGGTAATTTTTTGCACGCACCAGATGTTTATATGGAAAAAATAGCAGTAGGAAAAAATCTGCCTGATGGTGTAGTTTCACTAAAAAACAGTATTGAAAAGAACTTAGGGAATTTAGCTGAGGCAAAAAAATGTAAAGTAAGTTATCTTACAGTAACAGTGCTTAAACGTGAGAGACACAATGAGTTAATATCGAAAATCAGGAAGTTAGGAGCAAAAATCAAGCTAATCGATGATGGTGATGTTGCCGCTGTGGTTTCATTAGTAAATGGCAATCACGATATGTACATCGGAACAGGAGGAGCACCAGAGGGAGTGCTTGCAGCTGCAGCGCTGAGTTCAATAGGTGGACAGATGGAAGGAAAATTGATATTTGATACTGATCAATTAAAGGATAGAGGAAAAAATCTAAATATTCATGACACAGAGAAAATCTATACTGTAAAAGATATGGTAAGAGGTGAATCAGTATTTATTGCAACTGGAGTAACAAATGGAGAGCTTGTGGATGGTATAAAATATGATCAAAACAAACATTTCATTATTAGCTCATTAATAATATTACCCAATAAAGTAATCAAAATGCAGATATGTAAAATATAA
- a CDS encoding type I glyceraldehyde-3-phosphate dehydrogenase — protein sequence MTIRVGINGLGRIGRSVLRAIFEVEKYSKQIEVVAVNGSLSAEQHAHLIKYDSVHGKFNGEIYFSESENWLSINGRKFSLFRERSPENIPWNVDVVLECTGAFNKNSEAMRHNAEKVIVSAPVADSDVTIVYGVNDHMLKKEHKVISAGSCTTNCLAPIVQVLHSNVGIKSGFMTTIHAYTNDQNILDGNHKDLRRARACGLSMVPTTTGAAKTIGYIIPELKGKIDGTAIRVPVSNVSMVDFKFTTDKKVTVQEINEMFKRSSMSFQHVMLESRAEEKAWIPVPSTGMTKNSPISNILSVCEEPLVSIDFVHNPYSAVVDLTGTYITGDICRVAAWYDNEWAFSLRMLDIALLLRKV from the coding sequence ATGACAATTCGTGTAGGCATCAATGGGCTGGGTAGGATAGGCAGAAGTGTGTTGCGTGCTATTTTTGAGGTAGAAAAATACAGCAAGCAAATAGAGGTTGTAGCTGTAAATGGATCACTAAGCGCTGAGCAGCATGCGCATTTGATTAAATATGACTCTGTTCATGGTAAATTTAATGGTGAAATCTACTTTAGCGAGTCTGAAAATTGGTTATCCATAAACGGCAGAAAATTTTCTTTATTTAGAGAGCGGAGTCCCGAAAATATCCCTTGGAATGTTGATGTGGTGCTGGAATGTACTGGTGCATTTAACAAGAATTCAGAAGCAATGCGGCACAATGCAGAAAAAGTAATTGTTTCAGCTCCAGTTGCAGATAGCGATGTAACTATTGTTTATGGTGTAAATGATCACATGCTAAAAAAAGAGCATAAGGTGATATCAGCGGGTTCTTGCACTACAAATTGCCTTGCTCCGATCGTACAAGTTTTGCACTCTAACGTTGGTATAAAAAGTGGTTTTATGACCACCATACATGCTTATACAAATGACCAAAATATCCTTGATGGCAATCATAAAGATTTGCGTCGAGCAAGGGCTTGCGGATTATCTATGGTGCCAACTACAACTGGAGCGGCAAAAACAATTGGCTATATTATTCCAGAATTAAAAGGAAAGATCGATGGCACTGCAATCAGAGTTCCAGTTAGCAATGTTTCCATGGTTGATTTTAAGTTTACAACTGATAAGAAGGTAACGGTGCAAGAAATTAATGAGATGTTTAAGCGCTCATCGATGTCATTCCAGCACGTGATGCTGGAATCCAGAGCCGAAGAAAAAGCGTGGATCCCAGTGCCAAGCACTGGGATGACAAAAAACTCTCCAATATCAAATATACTTTCTGTATGCGAAGAGCCTTTAGTTTCAATAGATTTTGTACATAATCCTTATAGTGCAGTTGTAGATTTAACTGGTACATATATTACAGGTGATATATGTAGGGTTGCTGCATGGTATGACAATGAATGGGCTTTTTCACTCAGAATGTTAGACATAGCATTATTATTACGTAAAGTATGA